One Desulfovibrio sp. UIB00 DNA window includes the following coding sequences:
- a CDS encoding RlmE family RNA methyltransferase → MKEYRDHYFLKAKRENYPARSVYKLKELDSKFHLLRPGQRVLDLGAAPGSWSMGAAEKVGTRGLVLACDIQSTETVFPPQVTFMQEDVFNRSAEFEAKLKELGPFDVVISDMAPRTTGTRFTDQARSLELTVEALAVACLHLKKGGSFVVKIFMGPDIQELLAPMRKAFDAVKSFKPKSSRAESKETFFVGLGFRGQAGATPTAHVPGEAAGETSHEVADDAPPGI, encoded by the coding sequence ATGAAAGAATACCGAGATCATTATTTTCTGAAGGCCAAGCGCGAGAATTATCCCGCGCGCTCGGTCTACAAGCTCAAGGAGCTGGACTCCAAGTTCCACCTGCTGCGCCCCGGCCAGCGGGTTCTCGACCTTGGCGCTGCCCCCGGATCGTGGTCCATGGGCGCGGCGGAAAAGGTCGGTACGCGTGGACTTGTGCTTGCCTGCGACATTCAGAGCACCGAAACGGTGTTCCCGCCGCAGGTCACATTCATGCAGGAAGACGTGTTCAACCGCTCCGCCGAGTTTGAAGCAAAACTCAAGGAGCTGGGGCCATTTGACGTTGTCATCAGCGACATGGCCCCGCGCACAACGGGCACGCGCTTTACGGATCAGGCCCGTTCGCTTGAGCTTACGGTTGAGGCATTGGCTGTAGCCTGTCTGCACCTTAAAAAGGGCGGCAGTTTTGTGGTCAAAATTTTTATGGGGCCAGATATTCAGGAGCTGCTCGCGCCCATGCGCAAGGCTTTTGATGCGGTCAAATCGTTCAAGCCCAAAAGCTCGCGGGCCGAAAGCAAGGAAACATTTTTTGTCGGCCTTGGTTTTCGCGGCCAGGCGGGCGCTACCCCAACGGCGCACGTGCCGGGCGAAGCCGCCGGAGAAACTTCACACGAAGTTGCCGACGACGCGCCGCCGGGTATATAA
- a CDS encoding superoxide dismutase family protein, which yields MKRILLAACLAGCALAFGAQTVLAESIKVPVNKISSEGVGEAIGFVAFEDDGKGGMDIMVDIAGIPQGDHGMHVHENPSCAPAAKDGANVAGLAAGGHYDPTHAGKHEGPGKHGHKGDLPLITADAQQNVKAKLHVTDLTTSDIKGRSLMIHAGGDNYSDQPAPLGGGGARIACGVIE from the coding sequence ATGAAACGGATTCTTTTGGCCGCTTGTCTTGCGGGTTGCGCGCTCGCATTTGGAGCGCAGACGGTACTGGCGGAAAGCATTAAAGTTCCTGTGAACAAGATCAGCAGTGAAGGCGTTGGAGAGGCCATCGGCTTTGTTGCTTTTGAGGATGATGGCAAGGGCGGTATGGATATCATGGTTGATATCGCGGGCATACCCCAGGGCGACCACGGCATGCACGTGCATGAAAATCCTTCGTGCGCACCCGCTGCCAAGGATGGCGCCAACGTGGCTGGCCTGGCCGCAGGGGGACATTATGATCCCACCCATGCAGGCAAACACGAAGGCCCAGGCAAGCATGGGCACAAGGGCGATCTGCCGCTTATCACCGCCGATGCGCAACAGAATGTGAAGGCCAAGTTGCATGTGACCGATCTGACCACATCTGACATCAAGGGCCGCTCGCTCATGATTCATGCTGGCGGCGACAATTATTCCGACCAGCCAGCTCCTCTTGGCGGCGGAGGCGCGCGTATCGCCTGCGGCGTGATCGAGTAG